The Rhodothermales bacterium genome segment GATACTCGGCTGGATGACGATGCCCGGCAGCTTGCCGCCGGCGGCGGGCAGGGCCTGGAATTCGACCGACAGCTCAATGGGGACGCCGCCGATCTCGTTGTAATACAACGGGATCTTGAGCCCCGGCATCGGGACCAGGGTGGGCAGGTGTGGCAGACCCGAGTAGGCCAGCGAGAGGGTTTCGTCAACCTTCTGGAACTCCACCGAAAAACCGAGGCCATAAAAAAGGTTCGCCAGAGGCCCGAACAGAAGCGCATAGTTCGGCGCATCGGTCCCCCACCCCGTCACCCCCTGCAGGATCGTCACGGGGTCGGTCAGGAGGTCCGGAATCCGGTCCCAATGGAACTGGGTGCGAATGTGTGGTCCTTTCGGGCCAGAGGCCGGTATGTGCTCCACCGAGACAACATCCAGCGCCGACAATACGCCAGACAGAGCAATTAGCCGGCGGTTCAGGTACTCGACGAAGAGGCACTCGAACAGTCGCTCGCCGATTTCGGCGAGGAACGCGCCGGCGTCCACGCCGGGAGGCGCCTCCGAGAGATTCTGGATGCGGTCGTAGAGGTCTTTCGCCGTCGCGACCAGCGTCAGAATCTCCTCCAGTGTCGGCTCGCCCTCGGCGAGATCCTCCACCTGCCCGACGGCCTCCTCAATGGCCGACGCGAGTTCGAGGTAGGAGTCCGGGATAGCGTCGGCCAGCCAGCCGAGTTTGTACATCAGCGCCTGGAAGCGGGCCAGATCGCGAAAGGCCTCCCTAAGAGGGTCGACCGCCAGGATGAGTTCGCCGGCGATCCGTTGAAACGTGTCCTGCGGTTCGGTCATGCTTGCGGGTAGAAAGTCTGGTAATTGCGGTCGATCTCGAAATGACGTGCGGGATCGATGATGTCGACCAGGATGTAGCGGCACACGGCGCAGAACTCGCGGCCGTCGGTGTGGTCGTCGCGCATCATGCAGGTGCCGGCGGGATGGTAGAGCCCGATGTGGTACGTGGCGCCCCCCGAATACAGCCCGATGATGCGGGGTCGGTTCTTGCTGAAACAATCGGGCAGGTTTACGGCGGCGGTAAAGACGGGGGCCTGCACGGCATTGTCATCCACCACCGCCGGCAACACGGTCAGCGGCTTTTTCTGTGTCGTGATATAGTCCTTGATGTTTTTCGCCACCATCTCGGCATACGGGTAGACATCGGAGCGGACCGATTCCGGCGCCGGGGTGGGGATATAGACCACGGAGCCGGCGGGAAATTCGGCGATGAATTGCGCCGGCTGGATGATGTTCGGGTAGTTAAACAGCGCGCCGGCTTTGAGCTGGACGTGGATCGAGCTGTCGGTTGGCGCAGGGTCCACGATTTCAAGCGGGGCGGACAGTTTGGGGAATTTCCCGAGCGGCTTCGGAAACACGCGAAACCGGAGGTGGACGATGTCCCCTTTTTCGAACGGATATCCATCCCCCTGGCGGAGCGGCAGCAAAAAAACGCCGCCGCCGGTATCCTGGATGGGGAGGTCGAGCACGCCGGCCTTGCGGATGCGGTGCCAGTTCCACTTGATCTGGCCGCCGTCGAAATCGCCAGCGCCATTTTTGGTGTCGGCCTCGAGCGCGAGGTTGCCGTATTCAGCGTCGACATTCAGGCTCGCCGGATCGATGGGAGGGCCGGTATGTTCGCCGTATTCGTCGCCGACGCCGAACGAGTGCGTGAGTTCGTGGGCGAGCAGGCGTCCCCGCTCATTGTCGGATGTGGCCGGCACATCGGCCGTATTAAAGTCAAGTTCGACAGCGTTCAGCCCGGCAACGGCTTTCACCTTCAGCGTGTCGATAATCTGGACAAAAAAATTACCCGTCTCGTTCACGGCGCGCCCCGGGGAAGGGACGACGATGCACACCAGGTCGTAATTGTTGGGTAACGTGCCGTCGGTCCGTTTTGCCCAGAGATCCGCTACGGGCACCAGGCGCGGGTCGCGCAATGAGCGGAGCAGATGGTCCAGGCCGTCGCGCGTCACGCGATCCGAACTATTGAGTCCGATCTGGTTGAATGTGCCGTTGGAAACGGGTTTGCCCACGCGGACGCCCAGCGGTGAATCGACGTCGTTAACGAGGGTGCGCTGCGCCAGCATCCGCCAGCGGTTGATGAGGTCGTCGTCGACAAACGGCGCCGGGTCGACGGTGGTGTTGGTTTGCCACTGGACCTGGATAGCGGCATTCGTGAGCGCCGCCTGGGCCAAGTCGTGCGCGCGCACCGGGAGGCCTACCATGTACAATAACTGCGGTAGGCTCCACAGCCCCACATGGCCGGCCGGCACCGGCTCCGGGGGCAGCATGAATCCGGAGAACGCGCCGACGGAAAACACCTCGGAACGAATCGAGACGCCAATCGACGGGGAAGGAATAAAAGCCGACCAGAAGTTCATCGACGTCGCGAGCACGTCGTACGGGTGGTTCAGCGGGTTCATCTTGAGGAAATGCACGAGCGAGTCGACGTACCCTTCGAAGCGCGTCTTGTCGGCCGGCGTATTGCCGAATCCATCCCCGATAAACAACACATTGGGCACCACCTCGGGGTTGATCGTGCCCGGCCAGCCACCTCCTACGACGATCGAGACGTCGATCGGGTTGGCGGGCGACCAGTCCTGGCCGACGCGCATCGTGGCGCTGGCGCTCCGGGCGGCGGGATCGGCCTGGACGGCGGCGGGAAGTGTGACCGTGATGGTCTCGGTATCACCCGGCACCTCGCCGGCGTCGATCGAGAGCCGGCCGTTGCCGTCGACATGGCCAGGCGGCGTCCAGGCCAACCCGGGAAACAGCGTCATCTCCCCCACCATGCCGTCGTCGAACTGGGCGCGCACGCTGAAGCGATACGGCGTGAGCGCCGGCAGCGCGACACCGAGCGGCCGGACGGTCAGTTCGCCGGGCGTCAGCCAGAGCTTTTCGATGGACTGGTGGACGTGGTACCGGATGATGCGCGACGCGATGAGGTCGCCGGCGGGCGCGTTTCGCGCTTCGACTTCGACGACAAAATTGTCTTTCCGAGGGGTTGGTAATGTGTTAGAAAGCGAACACACGCCGTTCGTCGTGTTGAACGAGATACCCAGACCCGCGATCACATCGCCGGTCTGGATTCCCTTAAACAGGGGCCGGAAGGTGATGGTCGTGTCGTTGTGCGCGGCTAGGTAGGTGCTGGCCAGGACGAAGTTGGCCCCTTCCCGGACGAACAGCCGCGAAGAAAGCAAATTGGCAGAAGCCTGGCCGACGACGACGTGGACATCCACGTCCGCGCCCGACCCCCATTGGATATCCGTGATGGGCATGGATTACCTCTCGGGACAGTCCGGCCGCGCCACTCGGGGTCGCTGGTTGCCGGTGTTTGTAGACGAAGCCCGGTGTGCGGGAACGAACGACAGGTACGAACGCGTGTGGGAAGGGGAAATGCTATGTCGGGCCGCGACGAGCGGTGCTCATATCCCTGTGGGCAATCTACGAACCGCCCGGCAGACGCGCCTCCCCCTCTGTGAATTTTCCTTGCACACCTCCAGGGTCCTCTCACCCGGAGGGGTTTGTGGATAGTGGCGACGAAAATTCCGAGGAGTGGCCATGTGCCGGATCCGCCGGCGCAAGCCTCGCACCACCTTCACCCCCGTCATCCCCAACTCGATTGGGGACCCATTGGCGTTCCCCGACGGGCAGATCGCTTCCAGCAAGCCCTCCACCCCCCGTCATCCCCAACTCGATTGGGGTCCCATGATGTGGATGCACGATATATCGTGCATCCACAAGGTCGACCGAATCAGGTGAGGCCGGGCTACGGCTCTCACCATGACTCGATAAAAAAACCGCGGAATGGCCCTGTGCCGGATCCGCCCGTTGCACCTCGCGTTTCGCATTGGGCCTTTGCATATGGCCCAGGCGCAGAAAATGCACAGCCTATCGTTCTCGAAAACACAAAAAAATTGTATGTCATCCTGAGCGTAGTCGAAGGACCCCCCGAATCACCGCGGAAAGGATGGAAATAAGGGCCTTCACGGTCCGTCGGGAGGTCCTTCGACAGGCTCAGGATGACTCAATTATTTGGGGCTTCGCTAACCTGCCCGGTTTTTCGAGGACATGTATGCCCCCGCGAAGGCGGGGGGACCTCCCGAATCACCGCCGAAAGGATGGAAATAAGGGCCTTCACGGACGGCCGAGGGGTCGTTCGACACGCCCGGGTTTTACAACCCGGCCGGCTCACTTCGGCTTCGCTCAGTGCAGGCGGGATGACGCTGAGTTTAAGTACTTCATCGTGCCAACAACTTCAAAAAAATTACCATATAGATGACAACACCCCCCGGGACTCCCTCCCTGGCCGAGCTTACCTCGCGCGACCCGTCGCACGACGTCCTCCGCCACACCACGCGCTCCCTCCAGCCACTCTTCGAGCCGCGCACCGTCGCCGTCATCGGAGCCACGGAAAAGCCGCACACGGTCGGGCGGACGCTCGTCTGGAACCTCATCTCGAGCCCGTTCGGCGGCACGGTTTTCCCCGTGAACCCTAAGCGACCGAGCAT includes the following:
- a CDS encoding M64 family metallopeptidase; the protein is MPITDIQWGSGADVDVHVVVGQASANLLSSRLFVREGANFVLASTYLAAHNDTTITFRPLFKGIQTGDVIAGLGISFNTTNGVCSLSNTLPTPRKDNFVVEVEARNAPAGDLIASRIIRYHVHQSIEKLWLTPGELTVRPLGVALPALTPYRFSVRAQFDDGMVGEMTLFPGLAWTPPGHVDGNGRLSIDAGEVPGDTETITVTLPAAVQADPAARSASATMRVGQDWSPANPIDVSIVVGGGWPGTINPEVVPNVLFIGDGFGNTPADKTRFEGYVDSLVHFLKMNPLNHPYDVLATSMNFWSAFIPSPSIGVSIRSEVFSVGAFSGFMLPPEPVPAGHVGLWSLPQLLYMVGLPVRAHDLAQAALTNAAIQVQWQTNTTVDPAPFVDDDLINRWRMLAQRTLVNDVDSPLGVRVGKPVSNGTFNQIGLNSSDRVTRDGLDHLLRSLRDPRLVPVADLWAKRTDGTLPNNYDLVCIVVPSPGRAVNETGNFFVQIIDTLKVKAVAGLNAVELDFNTADVPATSDNERGRLLAHELTHSFGVGDEYGEHTGPPIDPASLNVDAEYGNLALEADTKNGAGDFDGGQIKWNWHRIRKAGVLDLPIQDTGGGVFLLPLRQGDGYPFEKGDIVHLRFRVFPKPLGKFPKLSAPLEIVDPAPTDSSIHVQLKAGALFNYPNIIQPAQFIAEFPAGSVVYIPTPAPESVRSDVYPYAEMVAKNIKDYITTQKKPLTVLPAVVDDNAVQAPVFTAAVNLPDCFSKNRPRIIGLYSGGATYHIGLYHPAGTCMMRDDHTDGREFCAVCRYILVDIIDPARHFEIDRNYQTFYPQA